A region from the Candidatus Limnocylindria bacterium genome encodes:
- a CDS encoding ABC-2 family transporter protein → MIRIYRQLLIAQIQAAAQYRIQALLWMLFSIIRPVIFLAAWTAVATAQGGSVGGYSASDFAAYYIALTIVNHLCIAWNSFEFEFEIRQGRLSPKLLRPLHPLHYSVVENLVFKITTLLPLCLVLVIVALTFNVRWSGEWWHLVLFVPSIILAAALSFMLGWVVATATFWLQRINTVNTLFQRTAFIFAGQIAPLALMPEWMQVVSYALPFAYILAVPAEILRGGVTLERCLLYLVGQAVWLGLTIIAFRFAWRAGLREFSAVGA, encoded by the coding sequence ATGATCCGGATATACCGGCAGCTGCTGATCGCGCAGATCCAGGCAGCGGCGCAGTACCGCATCCAGGCGCTCCTCTGGATGCTGTTCTCGATCATCCGGCCGGTCATCTTCCTCGCGGCGTGGACGGCGGTCGCGACGGCTCAAGGAGGCAGCGTGGGCGGCTACTCCGCCAGCGACTTCGCCGCGTACTACATCGCGCTGACGATCGTGAACCACCTCTGCATCGCGTGGAACTCGTTTGAGTTCGAATTCGAGATCCGGCAGGGCCGTCTCTCCCCGAAGCTCCTCCGTCCTCTCCATCCGCTGCACTACTCGGTGGTGGAGAACCTGGTTTTCAAGATCACCACGCTCTTGCCACTGTGTCTCGTGCTCGTGATCGTGGCACTCACGTTCAACGTGCGGTGGAGTGGCGAGTGGTGGCATCTGGTGCTCTTCGTACCGAGCATCATCCTCGCCGCGGCGCTGTCGTTCATGCTTGGATGGGTCGTCGCCACCGCGACGTTCTGGCTGCAGCGCATCAATACCGTGAACACGCTGTTCCAGCGCACTGCCTTCATCTTCGCGGGCCAAATCGCGCCGCTGGCACTCATGCCGGAATGGATGCAAGTCGTGTCATATGCGCTTCCCTTCGCGTACATCCTCGCGGTCCCCGCGGAGATCCTGCGCGGCGGTGTGACGCTCGAGCGCTGCCTCCTGTACCTGGTCGGTCAGGCGGTGTGGCTTGGACTCACGATCATCGCGTTCCGGTTCGCGTGGCGCGCCGGACTGCGGGAATTCAGCGCGGTGGGCGCCTGA
- a CDS encoding ABC-2 family transporter protein: MRYLRMFRAFASTEFQFEMEYRGNFYLSILEMFLVIGTSIAAVLVMFGHTTTINGWTLPQMIVLLGVYYLIQGGVNLVFSPSFERLMEHVRVGTLDFHLLKPVNTQFLVSTRHLKIIRGADLLLGLVVVIVGLAQVGDEVGIGQAIMFALSLLFGWTLVYSLLLGLVTLSFWFVRVENLLAIFWAFTEAGRFPVDVYPLWLRVSLSTVVPIGIAVTAPANVIAGRMDWVAVALLGAGTVLTVGIASALWRWGLKSYTGASA; this comes from the coding sequence ATGCGGTACTTGCGGATGTTCCGCGCCTTCGCCTCTACGGAGTTCCAGTTCGAGATGGAGTACCGCGGGAACTTCTACCTCAGCATCCTCGAGATGTTCCTGGTCATCGGCACGAGCATCGCCGCGGTACTCGTGATGTTCGGCCACACGACGACGATCAACGGCTGGACCCTACCTCAGATGATCGTGCTGCTCGGCGTGTACTACCTCATCCAGGGTGGTGTGAATCTCGTCTTCTCGCCCTCGTTCGAGCGGCTGATGGAGCACGTCCGCGTCGGCACACTCGACTTCCACCTGCTGAAGCCAGTCAACACTCAGTTCCTGGTCAGCACTCGGCATCTCAAGATCATCCGCGGTGCGGACCTTTTGCTTGGCCTCGTGGTCGTCATCGTTGGCCTGGCACAGGTGGGAGACGAGGTCGGGATCGGCCAGGCGATCATGTTTGCGTTGTCGCTCCTCTTCGGTTGGACGCTGGTGTATTCGCTGCTCCTGGGTCTGGTCACGCTGTCGTTCTGGTTCGTTCGGGTAGAGAACCTGCTCGCGATCTTCTGGGCCTTCACCGAGGCCGGACGGTTTCCCGTCGACGTCTATCCGCTCTGGCTGCGCGTGTCGCTCAGCACGGTCGTCCCGATCGGGATCGCGGTGACCGCTCCGGCCAACGTCATCGCGGGCCGCATGGACTGGGTCGCAGTTGCGCTGCTCGGAGCGGGCACGGTGCTGACCGTGGGCATCGCGAGCGCGCTCTGGCGTTGGGGGCTTAAGAGTTACACCGGCGCAAGTGCGTAG
- a CDS encoding ATP-binding cassette domain-containing protein, with protein MDAPVVDVRALRKVYRVTERETGLAATFRSIVKRRYREVLAVDGITFHIDPGEVVGFLGPNGAGKTTTLKMLSGLLYPTGGEATVLGHVPWRREGDFLRGMTLLMGNRSQLVWDIPAADSFLVLKEIYAVPAAQYKRTLNELTELLELQPLLHKPVRGLSLGERMKVEFAAGLLHSPGVAFLDEPTLGLDISMQGRIRRFVAEYNQRSGATILLTSHYMDDVVALCRRVIVIHHGVLLYDGALADLAERMAPYKRITVTLRGSVGDLSTFGEVVSSNENVATIHVPRTQAGERTARLVRELGDQLADISVEDPPIEEVIDKVFSEERPLAEATA; from the coding sequence GGACTTGCGGCCACGTTCCGCTCGATCGTCAAGCGCCGGTACCGCGAGGTCCTCGCGGTGGACGGCATCACGTTCCACATCGATCCAGGCGAGGTGGTGGGCTTCCTCGGGCCGAACGGGGCGGGAAAGACGACGACGCTCAAGATGCTCTCAGGCCTGCTCTACCCGACCGGCGGTGAAGCGACGGTGCTGGGCCACGTACCGTGGCGCCGCGAGGGCGACTTCCTCCGCGGGATGACGCTCCTCATGGGGAACCGATCGCAGCTGGTGTGGGACATCCCGGCCGCCGACTCTTTCCTCGTGCTGAAGGAGATCTACGCCGTTCCCGCCGCGCAGTACAAGCGCACGCTCAACGAGCTCACCGAGCTGCTCGAGCTCCAGCCGCTGCTGCACAAGCCGGTGCGTGGGCTCTCGCTCGGCGAGCGCATGAAGGTGGAGTTCGCGGCCGGCCTCCTGCACTCGCCGGGCGTCGCCTTCCTCGACGAGCCGACGCTGGGCCTGGACATCTCGATGCAGGGACGCATCCGCCGCTTCGTCGCGGAGTACAACCAGCGCAGCGGCGCGACGATCCTGCTCACGAGCCACTACATGGACGATGTCGTCGCGCTGTGCCGCCGCGTGATCGTCATCCACCACGGTGTGCTCCTGTACGACGGTGCGCTCGCGGATCTCGCCGAGAGGATGGCGCCGTACAAGCGCATCACCGTGACGCTCCGCGGCTCCGTCGGCGACCTCTCGACGTTCGGCGAGGTGGTGTCGAGCAACGAGAACGTCGCGACGATCCACGTCCCGCGCACGCAGGCCGGCGAGCGTACGGCGCGGCTCGTGCGCGAGCTCGGCGATCAGCTGGCAGACATCAGCGTCGAGGATCCGCCGATCGAGGAGGTCATCGACAAGGTGTTCTCGGAGGAACGCCCGCTCGCGGAGGCGACGGCATGA